TATCTTATGCACTAGCTGTGCAATGGAAAAGAACATGGAATGTTTTAGCTATATTTACAACATTATCTCACAAAACATACGACGGCCTAATCATACAGGGTTGCAGTAGGTCGACCACTGTAGGAATAATTTACTGTGATAAGCCTACATATGGAACCGGGTTAACCTAAACATATGAAAATGTGACAATACCAACCTGGTAAAAAATTGACAAGTTATTAGGCCAATGAACAGCCACCATATTCGGTTTTCATATACTCTTAAATCAATATCAATGGTAGGACCCAGCACAAATGATTTTATGAACGAAAATAATAGTAATATTGTTTCCCTCTTTGTTTATTATGACAAGAAATCCAAAGCTTCAATAAATCATATCCAATAAACTCTGTAGACATCTACGTCAACAACATCAGATCTTTCACCAGTATGCGTATGTCTCAGACTGTGGTTGTTCCAGCACCTGACTTTTTGTCGATCTCCTCAAGATCTGCCCATAGTTTCGGATCTTCATAATCTTTGATAAGAAAAGCAGGCTTTGCTTCCATAAGCAAGTGAGGTGGATTTCGGGTTGCCAATCCAACAACAGGCATCCCAGCTGCCACCCCAGCTTTTATTCCTGAAACAGAATCCTAACAATCGAAGAAAGATTATGAGTTTTAATGGCGTGAGGATAAGAAAATGAAGAATGTGGTCGACAAAGAAATCAGACCTCAAATATGAATGTGTGATCCTTTGACACCTTCAGCAGTTCAAGGGCCTTCAAATAAGGGTCGGGAAATGGTTTTGCACGCTCACACTCACTTCCAATAATAACCACATCAAAGAAATCCTTTAGGCCAAGTATTTCTATTATCAGTTCACCGTTCAGTCTAGGCGCATTGGTAACTGCAGCCCGTTTCAGCCCACGATCCTCAATCCACTTCTTCACCTTGTACAGGCCATCTATTGGTTTCAACTGTTCTTTCACCAACCTATATTGTAACCAAAACAGCTTGCCTATGAGACTGGAGGAAGAGTAGCACAAGGTCAATTGAAATACACAAGTAGCGTAAGTAGAGTTACGAACCTTCTAAACATAGCTTCCTTCTCGTCACAGAATTTAAGACCCCTTTCCAGATCATCAGGGAAAAGGGCAGCAGCAATGTTGTCATTGTGTTTGCCAGCAATAGTTTTGACAAACCAGTCCTCATCAACCGGCACACCACCATTGTAGCCTATCTGCAGAACCAAAATCGCCAGTGATGAGCTTAAAATTACTTAATATTTATGTTTGCTTTGTGTCTTTGATTTGGTTGATTCGATAGAGATTTGGTCTGATTTCGGTCTAATATGTTGCCCTTCAGTGCAGGTGGTGCACAGGGGATCAATGGACGAATAGTGCACTAAGTGGGAGGAAAACAAGTTGAGCAAGAAGAAATTCTCGTGCGCGGCCACGCACGAGCAACCCCCAAACGCGCACCTGAGCGCGCAAGTGCCACAGAAGTCTACCAGAGGTGCGCGACCATGAGCGCTGTCATACTCCCAGGTGCGCGTCCGCGCACGTCCGTCTCCGAGAATTCTAGTCAGGcctatttttgtaaatttggaggcagccttttgacctatatgaagcctagctcGTCCCAAAACAAGGTATCTCggattttggagcaatttttgaAGAGAAGAAGGCAAGGAAACAACATAGACTCTGAATACTTCATCCGAATCATTCAATACGAAAGTTTGTTTGATTTTGGGGATTGTAATATTTTCTTGTTCTCTTAATACTCTTGAGATGAACAACTTCTCCAATATGGAGTAATCTTTCTTAGGGTAATTGACGGATATTGTGATTTGACTATTGTTTTGGGTTTGCTTTCTGTTAGTTGCCTGAATTCGTTGAACGAGTCTCTATTTGAATTGAGAAGTTAATTGTTGGTTTTacttaatcgaaagagaagtgtTGCTGCAATTCGCATTGCGTTATCTTATTTGGGTTGATTTCACGACTCtcataggtaatcgaaagagcttgtggAGTTATCAGTTGACCCAATTTCGAAGAAAAGTCAAAAGACGTTCTTCGTAAAATTATTCATTCAAAGTattcttgcatattttcacaTCACATATTATTAGGTTGTATAGCAAACTCTAATTCATTCggaagaagaatttgaatccTTTAGATAGCCTAATCATCTGTTGAAGAAAGAGTCAATAGAACTTAAGAGTGAACATAGCACAGAGTTGCCCATaataatagttgatcacatatcttgtcaaagcccttATTTCTCACTTTGATACTCAATCATTGCTACTTAGTCTCTCAATTTCCATTATTTATTCGCAATCGATAATCTTAGTTTTTATTCTTATTTCGgtaataactcaaaatcaaaggtttattttcATGACTAGTGTTAAGCTGAAGATTTATTCGAACATTATTTAaaccaatccctgtggagacgatttaatactatattatctttgactagcgagcctaaGGTTTATACACcgattttgcgctcgtcaaattttggcgccgttgttgGGGATTGGCGATTAATAGTGTTTAAAATAATTTtcggtgctaattcaggaacaattttattttcttttctttttttacgcTCTTCTTGTTTGTGTGCAGGCAACAGGTTAAGTTCagtggtgtatgactcgatcctcCTCCAAGGAATTGGTGCCATACAATCCAGAATTAGACAAGACAAGCACCTGCGACAGTTGAGAAGGAAGAAAGAATCGAGTGGATCATTTTTGGGTCAGATTTCGACTCAAAATACAATGGTGAACAACGAAAAGGAAGTGGACttagctgcaagagaggcagcccaacaacAGGCTGCACGGTTAGCAACTGAAGCAGCCCTTAGAGTTGCTGATGAAACAGTTGAAGAGGGTTGAAGATTCAATCTTAACCGAACTCTGGTCGAAGATGCGTTTGAAAATGCAGCTCCCAGGCCTGGGAGGTCTCTAGGAGATTACGCCAGACCGGTCTACTACCAGCGGCAATCCAGTGTGAGGCCCCACCCATTGACGCTAACAATTTTGAACTCAAGCAGGGAGTCATCCAGACCATtcagaacaactgcatattcagagGCATGAAGATCCCAACAACCATCTGATGGACTTCAATGAAATCATGAATACATTCCGCTATAATGGAGCATCACATGATGCCATCTACCTCAGAGCATTCCTTTTCTCACTTAAGGATAATGCAAAGCAGTGTTTAAGGAGTTCACCCACAGGGTCAATCCGTACGTGGGAGGAGATGACTACCAAGTTCTTAGAAAAATATTTCTCTGCTGCTAAGACCGGAAGGATGAGAAAGGAGATTCACAATTCGGAATGATGAGAAAGGAGATTCACAATTTCAGCCAAGGAGAAGGGAGACAGTGTTCGAGGCATGGGAAAGGTTTGAGGAGCTGTTGCGGAGATGCCCTCATAACGGAATGGAGCAATGGAAGATTTCTGGGACGGGTTAAATCCTTCATCAAGGAGATTGTTGAATAGTGCGGTTGCAGGCCCTCTGATGAAGAAAACTCCAGAAGAGATTGTTACACTCCTGAATGAACTATCTGAAGCGCAGAACAATGGTCTATTGACCAAGGTGATCGAAGAAGATAAGCGGGGGTGCACCAAGTAGAACCTCTGTAGCAATGCAGGCCCAAATTGCAACTATGGCTAAGGACATCAAGCAATTGACAATAGCCCAGGTGCAAAATCAACCACAATTGGGATGTGACATCTGTGGGATGGGACACCCGACTCATGAGTGTCAAACCTCCACTGCAGAAGAGGAAGTTAAAGCATTGGGGAATTTCAATAGAGGCAACTACCAAGGAGGTAACAATTTCAATTCTGAGGGACAGAGACATCCGGGGTTCTCACGGAGTTCTTCAAGTGGTAGCTTGAACTCATGGCAGCAGCAAAATCCCAGAGCACCTGTGCAAGGACCTCATGGCTTCCAAAACCAACAAAGGCAACATTACCAGCCTCCATGGCCCAACAACTCAAGTTTAGAAGATCTAATTAAGGCATTCATAAACAAATCATATGAGAAGCTTGAGGTTCAGGGAACAGCTATATGGGAGCAAGGCACAGCCATCCGGAATCTAGAAAGACAAATGGGGCAGATTGTATCATTATTATCAGAAAGGGCTCCGGGGACTCTGCCTTCCGACACTGAGAAGAATCCAAAAGAGACGATCAAGGTCGTGTCTCTGAGGAGTGAAAAAACATTAGCAAATCCTATTGCAAAACCAAGGGTTGAAAGGGTGATCAAATCAGCCAAAACAGCAGAAGAGCAGAAAAATTGATGAGTCTGTGGCTACGTAGAACATCAATAGCAAGCAGGTTGTTAAGCAGAAGTCAAACAGTGAAGTTGAAGAAAGCAAGCACATGCCGGTGTTACCTTTTCCTCAAAAGATGAAGCGAGAGAAATTAGATGAATGCTTTGGAAAATTCTTGGAGATATTGAAACAGTTGTATGTAAACATCCCGTTCACCGAGGTGCTCACCCAGATGCCTGcctatgccaaattcttgaaggaaatcctgtCAAGTAAAAGGAAGCTCGAGGAAACAAAAGTGGTCAAACTCAATGCACACTGTAGTACCATCCTACAGaataaaatttctcaaaaatatggggatcctggcagcttcactatACCCTGCTCGTTGGGGAGTGAAAATTTTGACAAGGCCTTTTGTGACTCAGGTACATTCATTAACTTGATACCATTATCGGTTTTCAAAAAATTGGAAGGAGGACTAGGAGTGATCAAATATGTGCCGGTATCTTTGCAACTGGCTGATCAGACCACTATCATACCAGAGGGCATAATCGAGGACATTCTGGTGAGGGTGGACAAGTTTGTCTTCCCGGTAGACTTCATTGTAGTAAACATGGAAGTGAATAAGGAGGTACCTCTAATCTTGGGGAGACCATTCTTTTGCACTGATCGGGCTATTCTTAACATATACGAGGGTCAACTCATGCTACGAGTGGGAAACGAAAAAGTGGTGTTTCAAATGAAGAGAATGATGAAATACCCGTGTAATAAGGCATCTGCCTATGTTTGTTTCAAACTGGATGTGGTAGGAGAGTTAGCTGAACAACACAAGCTGGACAAGCTGGTAGGTGATTCATTGGAAAGATGCATTAGTCAATCGAGTACAGCAGAGGATGAAGACCCTGAAATCAAGAAGAAGCTGAGGCACTGGAAGATGAAAACCAAGTGGTAGacgaagaggaatttgagaaAGAAAAGATCAAGCCAAAGCTGGAATTGAAAGTACTCCAAACACATTTAAAATATGTTTTTTTTGGAGACTAACAATTTTCCTGTGATTGTTTCTGCTGATTTGACAGGTGAACAGGAACACATGCTAGTGGAGTTACTACGGAAGCATAAAAAAGCAATTGGCTGGAGCATAGCCGATATTCAGGGAAGCAACCCTACAATCTGCTTGCACAAGATCTTGTTAGAAGAAGGGAGCAAACCGGTAGTGCAGCCCCAACGCAAATTGAATAAAAACCTAAAGGAGGTAGTACAGAAACAGATACTCAAACTGCTGGATGCAGGTATAACAATTTTCCATCTCCGGCAGCCAATGGATCAGCCCCGTATAGGTTGTGCCGAaaaaagggggcatgacggtggtgaAAAACGAGGACAATGAGCTAATTCCTACCATAACTATCACTGGTTGGAGGATGTACATAGACTACTGAAGGTTGAACGATGCAACGAGGAAAGATCACTTCCCTCTTCCCTTCATTGATCAGATGTTGAAGAAGGTGGCAGGGCGTGGATATTACTGCTTTTTAGATGGTTATtcagggtacaatcaaatacccaTTGCTTCTGAAGATGTTGAAAAAACCACATTTACCTGCCCTTCCGGAATCTTTGCATACCGGAGAATGCCTTTCAGACTTTGCAATGCACCAGCTATTTTTCAGAGGTGCATGATGTCAATCTTTTAAAATTTGAATGGGAAGTGTCtggaggtgttcatggatgactttACTCTCTTTGGGGATGACTTCAAGGGTTGTTTGAGGAATCTAGAACTTGTACTAAAACGATGTGAAGACACTCACCTACTACTCAACAGGGAAAAGTGTCACTTCATAGTTAAGGAGGAGATAGTCTTGGGCCACAAAGTCACAGCTGAAGGTATTGAGGTCGACAGAGCTAAGGTAGATGTGATCGCTAAGCTCCCTCCACCAACTTTAGTGAAGAGCATCAGAAGCTTTATGGGGCATGCAGGATTTTATAGAAGGTTCATCAAGAATTTATCCAGCATCACCAAGCTCTTAACAGCATTACTTGCCAAGGATGTGAAGTTTGTGTTTGATGAAGAGTGCCTCAGATCATTCGAGTTAATCAAGGAAAAGCTAGTGAGTACCCCCATAATGGTGACTCCCGACTGGAGCGAACCCTTTGAGATCATGTGCGATGCCAGTGATGTGGTAGTGGGAGAAGTGCTAGGGCTGAGAAAAGATAAAATATTCAGACCCATTTACTATGCAAACCGGACTTTGAATGATGCTCAAGTGAACTATGCTACCACGGAGAAGGAGTTCTTTGCAGTGATCTTTGCTTtcgacaagttcagatcctatctagtgggaagcAAGGTCATAGTACATACTGTTCACTCGGCACTGAAATATTTGTTGAGCAAGAAATAGTCAAACCGCGTCTGATGCGGTGGGTATTATtgctgcaagagtttgatctTGAAATCAAAGATAGGAAGggcacagaaaatcaagtggttGACCACCTGTCGCGATTGGAGAAACCACTTGTTGAAGCGGTGGAAATACGGGAAGAGTTCCCGGATGAGCAGATTTTATCCATTGCAGCCGTCTCTGATAGACCGCCATGGTATGCTGACATAGCCATGGCTACCACATCACTTGACCTCCGACCAGAAGAGAAAGCTGCAAAGCGAGGTAAAAAGCTACCCTTGGAATGGCCCCTTTTTGTTTAAATTATGTGCAGATGGCATGATTCGGAGATGCGTACCAGAAGAGGAAATGGGAAGTATATTGTCCCATTGTAATGATGGAGCAGCTGGGGGACACTATAGAGGAAATAGGATAGCAACGAAGGTCATGGAAGCCAGTTTTTACTGCCCGTCCCTGTACAAGGACGCAAGATCCTACGTGGCTGCATGTGACAAGTGCCAACAGACAGGTAACATTAGTAAGAGGGATGAGATGCCCCTGAATTCCATTTTGGTATGTGAAATCTTCGATGTCTGGGGCATCGACTTCATGGGTCCCTTCCCATCATCCCATTCCTATGAGTATATCCTAGTGGTCGTTGACTACGTCTCCAAGTGGGTCGAGGCAATCCCCACTAGGACAAACGATGCTCGGGTAGTATGTGAATTTCTTCGGAAGAATATTTTTACCCGTTTTGGAACTCCCCGAGTCATCATCAATGACAATGGGTCACATTTTGTTAATAAACAGTTTGCCACACTGCTGTCTAAATATGTGGTAACTCATAAAACAGGAACCCCATACCATGCACAAACTAGTGGGCAAGTAGAAGTAGCTAATCGTGAACTCAGAAGAATTCTAGAAAAAACGGTTAGTGCTTCCAGAAAAGATTGGTCAGTAAAGTTAGATGAAGCTCTATGGGCATATAGAACAGCGTTCAAAACAATCATAGGGACTTCATTCTTCAAGTTGGTATATGGAAAGACATGTCACTTACCTGTGGAGATAGAGCATAAGGCTTATTGGGCAATTAAATTGCTTAATTTTGATCTTAGTCTTGCAGATGAGCACAGAATGTCACAGGTGAGTATGCTGGAGGAATTCAAATTGGACGCGTATGAGAATGTGCGAATTTTTAAAGAAAAGACGAAGAAATGGCATGACCGTTTAATTAAACAGAAAGAATTTCATGAAGGGAAAAAGGTCTTGCTATACAATAGTAGACTCAGATTGTTCCCCGAAAAATTTAAGTCTACATGGACGGGACCGTATGTGGTGAAACATGTATCACCATATAGGGCGATTGAGGTCCAGAACATGGAAGGAACGAAGAGTTTCAAAGTGAATGGGCACAGGTTAAAACCATATCTTGCTGGAGGATTTGCTCAGCAATCCTCGAGCATCATAATCAGTTGAGGATGCCCGGTTGAGTCAAGTTGACGACTATAACTCAGAACTACCTCTAACTCCTCTACTAGCTtgatttttctcttttattttttgttgTAGCTTAGACTACGTAAAATTTAGTGTACATTATGATTTGGTGGTTGCAGGAAAGTATATATTGTGGAAGGGCGGAGTTGAGGCTTTAAAAAGGCCATTTGTGCGTGTAtaggtgcgcgaccgcgcacctggaggggtGTACCGCGCATATGATCGCGCAGAATACGGCGTCACCAAGCCTGGAGGTGCGCAGCCGCTTACGAGGAGGGTTGACCGCGCATTAGGCCGTGCATGTGTAACAAAAG
The DNA window shown above is from Nicotiana tomentosiformis chromosome 8, ASM39032v3, whole genome shotgun sequence and carries:
- the LOC104088213 gene encoding haloacid dehalogenase-like hydrolase domain-containing protein Sgpp; protein product: MTAPAGENSTESSSSLARLAPLQAVLFDVDGTLCDSDPLHYYAFREMLLEIGYNGGVPVDEDWFVKTIAGKHNDNIAAALFPDDLERGLKFCDEKEAMFRRLVKEQLKPIDGLYKVKKWIEDRGLKRAAVTNAPRLNGELIIEILGLKDFFDVVIIGSECERAKPFPDPYLKALELLKVSKDHTFIFEDSVSGIKAGVAAGMPVVGLATRNPPHLLMEAKPAFLIKDYEDPKLWADLEEIDKKSGAGTTTV